The Candidatus Zixiibacteriota bacterium genome segment CGGGTATGGTTATGAATTAAAAAAATTCCTTCTTAATAAGTTTAAGATAGTTGCTGTTGTCGCTTCTTGGGCTGAACCCTGGTTTCATTTTGCTTCTGTTAATACGGTATTTACAATTTTAGAAAGATGCGATGAAAAAAAAGAAATAGCAAATAATGTTGTTCGGTTTGTTAAGCTAAATAAGAAACTTGATGAACTAATACCATATCCTGATTTAGAATTAGATGAAAGTAATAGATGGCATCATATTGATAAGCTTGTGAGTAAAATTGAAAACTCTATTCCGCCGGAAGATGATATTTGTTCTAAAGAAGATGATGACTTCAGAATACGGTATGTTAAACAAAATTATTTATCAAATGAGCTTGAGGAAAAGGGCAAATTTGCTAAGTGGGGCGTTTATATACGCGCGCCTGAGATTTATTTTGAAATAATGCAATTGACAAAAGAACATTCATCATTGCTTAAAAACTATGATAATGTTTTAGATATTAGAAGAGGCTACACTACAGGTATCAATGATTTCTTTTATCTTGAACCTTTAAAAGAAAAACCAAAAAAGAAAAACTGTATTCGAGTTAAAAATAGTATAGGCTGGTTTGGCGATATTGAAAAAAGGTTTTTGAAGCCTGTTATAAAAAGCCCAAAAGAATCTAATGCTATTTCTATCAATACTAAAAACTTAAAATCAAAGCTATTTATGTGCGGCTTGTCTAAATCTGAATTAAAAAAATCCGGCTGCTATGGAGCTTTAAAATATATAGAGGCGAGCGAAAAAAATGAATCTGATTCCGGGTTAAAATGGCCAAATGTTCCAAGTGTAAAAAACAGAAAATACTGGTGGTTTTTGGGGAAAAGAAAACCATATCCTATTTTAATGCAAATGGTAAACAACGATAGATTTTTGATATTTCAAAACGAAAAACGGGTTTATGTTGATCATAACCTTTTTGAATTAAATATTAATAAAAAGGATGAGAATATCATCGCAGCGCTGCTGAATTCATCGATGACAGCTTTGAATAGAGAATTAATCAGCAGAATAAATCTTGGCGATGGAGCAACTAAAACAGAGGGCGTTGATTGGTCAAACAACATTTTTATAATTGATTTCAAAAAGCTGCCTAAGCAAAAAATAAATAAAATATTATCAGCATTTGAAAAAATAAAAAACAGGCCAATTCTATCCATAAAAGATGAATCAAAAATGAAAGACCGTCAAGCGTTAGACAAGGCTATATTAGAAGCTATCGGCTTGAACCCAAAGGAATATCTCCCCAGAATATATAAAGGTTTAATTGAGCTTGTTGATGAAAGACTATCCCTTCCTAAAATGCGAAAAAAATTAGCTAAAATCAAAGTTGAAGCCAGCATCAATGAAATTAAAAAACGAGTCGAACAGAATGTTCTGCCTGATGGCCTTAAGATATTTCCTGAGGCATTCTTACCATATAAAGTTAAAACAATTGAAATACCGGTTTCAAGTGATAAAATGAAAATATCAAATCACTTCTTCGGCAAATTCGAGATTGTTGATGAAGAGGGGGGTAAGATATATATTGCCAATAATATTGATGAAGCTAATTATATTATATGCGCACAAAGACCTAATACTTACTTGATAAAAATGCCCGGAAATACAAAAGCTGTAACTAATGCTATTATTAATTACGAAAAATATATAAATGAAATATATGAAAAACTCATAAAGCGCGCCCTTTCAGCCACCCATGACCACAATATCGCCGATAGAATTGCCTTAGAAATTCTTGTGGAAAACGGTTATACCGGCAATTTTGAATTAGATTAACCGCAGATTGAGGCGGGGAGGAAAAAACCCGACGTTTCCTCGGCAGCCAACGCAACATCCCAATCCATAATCCAGGCTAATATTTTATTAAATATGCCAAAGCCGGCTTGACATTATATATATACATTCTTATATTCGACCCGGAGGTAATAGAAGATGAAACGAGTCTATCTTGATCATAATGCGACAACACCGGTTCACCCCGAAGTATTTCAGGCAATGAAACCTTTTTGTCTTGAGGAGTTTGGCAATGCCAGTTCAATCCACGGATTTGGCAGGTTTGCCAGAGAAGCTGTTGAAAATGCGCGTGAAACTATCGCTAAAATATGTAAATGCTCGCCGGAGGAAATCGTTTTCACATCCGGAGGCACCGAATCCGACAACATGGCAATCAAGGGCACAGCCTGGCAATATATGAAAAAAGGACAGCATATAATCACCAGCGCTATCGAACATCCCGCCATACTTGAAAGCTGCCATTTCCTCGAACAGTATGGCTTTCAAATTACTTACCTTAAATCGGACAACAAAGGCATTATTTCGCCGGATGACTTGAAAAAGGCTATCAGGGATGATACTATCCTGGTTTCGATAATGCATGCCAACAACGAAACCGGCGCCATTCAGCCAATCGCCGAACTGGCAAATATCGCTCATGAAAAAGACATACTTTTCCATACCGATGCTGTTCAATCGACCTGCAAGATTCCCTATACTATCGGCGAACTCGGTGTGGATATGCTTTCCATATCCGGGCATAAGATATACGGACCCAAGGGCATAGGTTTGTTCTATATTAAAAAGAATACCAAAATCCAGCAGTTAAGCCATGGCGGTTCCCATGAAAATAATCATCGCGCCGGAACCGAAAATGTCGCCGGTATCGTAGGCATCGCCAAAGCCATCGAAATATCATGGCAGGATATGGCAAAGGAAACAGCCAGATTAAGAAGTCTTACCGGCAAGTTTATTAGTGAACTGAAAAACCGCATCGATGATATTGATATTGTCGGTGATATTGACAACCGTGTTCCCAATACTGTGAACGTGGTTTTCAAAGCGATTGAGGGCGAATCGATAGTGCTGAGCCTCGACCTAAAAGGCATAGCTGTATCATCCGGCTCGGCATGTTCCTCAGGCGCGGTCGAACCCTCGCATGTTATCATGGCGATGGGCATCCCGGCCGAATTGGCTCAGGGTTCGATTCGATTCTCGTTTGGCCGTTCCAATGATGAGTCTGATGTTGAATATGTGCTTGATGTTCTCCAGCGTGAGGTCAAAAGGTTGAGAAGCATTTCGCCTCTTTACCATAATTGATGATAGCGATCTGCGTTTTCACTTTAGCTGCAAGGCACTGCTTAGTAGCTAAAAGGCTAATATATTTTGGTATCAACTAACAGGATAATCCATTGAGTTCGGTTTTAGTAGCTATATCAGGCGGCGTTGATTCATCGGTAGCTGCCG includes the following:
- the nifS gene encoding cysteine desulfurase NifS, whose protein sequence is MKRVYLDHNATTPVHPEVFQAMKPFCLEEFGNASSIHGFGRFAREAVENARETIAKICKCSPEEIVFTSGGTESDNMAIKGTAWQYMKKGQHIITSAIEHPAILESCHFLEQYGFQITYLKSDNKGIISPDDLKKAIRDDTILVSIMHANNETGAIQPIAELANIAHEKDILFHTDAVQSTCKIPYTIGELGVDMLSISGHKIYGPKGIGLFYIKKNTKIQQLSHGGSHENNHRAGTENVAGIVGIAKAIEISWQDMAKETARLRSLTGKFISELKNRIDDIDIVGDIDNRVPNTVNVVFKAIEGESIVLSLDLKGIAVSSGSACSSGAVEPSHVIMAMGIPAELAQGSIRFSFGRSNDESDVEYVLDVLQREVKRLRSISPLYHN